Proteins encoded by one window of Corynebacterium amycolatum:
- a CDS encoding GtrA family protein has translation MSANETANENTNRENGKLGNGSHENGFVVEDSAAVPMATETKDEHGLKVQMMRFIISGVIAAVVDFGLTFIMLNVFGATNFWGKTVGWVFGTITAYIINSRWTFKAKSSAKKVLAVAVLYLITYATQVGIFNVLQPWLVESWGWNAQWAQFGAFVVAQGVATVINFIIQRVFIFRVK, from the coding sequence GTGTCAGCGAATGAAACAGCAAATGAAAACACGAACCGTGAAAACGGCAAGCTCGGAAACGGCTCCCACGAAAATGGCTTTGTCGTAGAGGACTCGGCCGCAGTGCCGATGGCGACGGAGACCAAGGACGAGCACGGACTGAAAGTGCAGATGATGCGCTTTATCATCTCCGGCGTCATCGCGGCGGTGGTGGACTTCGGCCTGACGTTCATCATGCTCAACGTCTTCGGGGCGACCAACTTCTGGGGCAAGACGGTCGGCTGGGTTTTCGGCACGATTACGGCGTACATCATTAACAGCCGCTGGACCTTCAAGGCGAAGTCCTCGGCGAAGAAGGTGCTGGCAGTTGCGGTGCTGTACCTGATCACTTACGCCACGCAGGTCGGTATTTTCAACGTGTTGCAGCCCTGGCTCGTCGAATCCTGGGGCTGGAACGCGCAGTGGGCACAGTTCGGCGCATTCGTTGTCGCGCAGGGCGTTGCGACGGTAATTAACTTCATCATTCAGCGTGTATTCATCTTCCGTGTGAAATAG
- a CDS encoding FAD-binding oxidoreductase: MSTNTNGKSSTDASNGAYGAVHTEARTLTGWGRTAPAKSQVLSTPDLDEIVNAVKAVADQNSDKPAHLRRGVIARGMGRSYGDPAQNSGGLVIDMQKLNKIHSIDQESAIVDVDGGVTLDQLMKAALPYGLWVPVLPGTRQVTIGGAIGPDIHGKNHHSAGSFGNHVLSMELLVADGRILHLEPEGSADDPDGKLFWATVGGMGLTGIIVRARIKMTKTETAYFIADGDMTHTLDETIEFHSDGSEENFTYSSAWFDAISPEPKLGRAAISRGSLATLAQLEEYAPKLAKDPLKFNAPQLVTVPDIFPSFTMNKLTMISIGELWWLKSGTYRNQVQNLTQFYQPLDLIGEWNRGYGSKGFLQYQFVVPREAVEPFKEIVRDIQRSGHYSALNVFKLFGEGNRAPLSYPMPGWNVCVDFPIKPGLGQFLDDLDRRVMEFGGRLYLAKESRTSAANFHQMYPEMQSWLDTRNEIDPHGVFASDMSRRLELH; this comes from the coding sequence ATGTCCACTAACACTAACGGCAAGTCCAGCACCGATGCTTCGAACGGTGCCTACGGAGCCGTACACACAGAAGCCAGGACCCTAACCGGTTGGGGTCGTACTGCCCCCGCTAAGTCCCAGGTGCTGTCGACGCCGGACTTGGATGAAATCGTTAACGCCGTCAAGGCTGTCGCAGACCAGAACTCCGACAAGCCTGCCCACCTGCGCCGCGGTGTGATTGCCCGCGGTATGGGCCGCTCCTACGGCGACCCCGCCCAGAACTCGGGCGGTCTTGTCATCGACATGCAGAAGCTCAACAAGATTCACTCCATTGATCAGGAGTCGGCGATTGTTGATGTCGACGGCGGTGTCACGCTGGATCAGCTGATGAAGGCTGCACTGCCCTACGGCCTGTGGGTACCGGTACTGCCGGGTACTCGCCAGGTGACCATCGGTGGTGCCATTGGTCCGGATATTCACGGTAAGAACCACCACTCCGCAGGTTCTTTCGGCAACCATGTGCTGTCGATGGAGCTGCTGGTCGCTGACGGCCGCATCCTGCACCTCGAGCCGGAGGGCTCCGCAGATGATCCGGACGGCAAGCTGTTCTGGGCAACTGTCGGCGGCATGGGCCTGACCGGCATTATTGTCCGCGCTCGGATCAAGATGACCAAGACCGAGACGGCCTACTTCATCGCCGATGGCGACATGACCCACACTCTGGACGAGACCATCGAGTTCCACTCCGATGGCTCCGAGGAGAACTTCACTTACTCCTCCGCGTGGTTCGATGCCATCTCGCCGGAGCCGAAGCTGGGACGCGCCGCAATCTCCCGCGGTTCGCTGGCAACCCTGGCTCAGCTGGAGGAATACGCCCCGAAGCTGGCCAAGGACCCGCTGAAGTTCAACGCTCCGCAGCTGGTGACCGTGCCGGATATCTTCCCGTCCTTCACCATGAACAAGCTGACCATGATCAGCATTGGTGAGCTGTGGTGGCTGAAGTCCGGTACCTACCGGAACCAGGTGCAGAACCTCACGCAGTTCTACCAGCCACTGGATCTCATCGGTGAGTGGAACCGCGGCTATGGCTCCAAGGGCTTCCTGCAGTACCAGTTCGTTGTTCCGCGCGAGGCCGTCGAGCCGTTCAAGGAGATTGTCCGCGATATCCAGCGCTCCGGCCACTACTCGGCACTGAATGTGTTCAAGCTGTTCGGCGAGGGTAACCGCGCTCCGCTGTCTTACCCGATGCCGGGTTGGAACGTCTGCGTGGACTTCCCAATCAAGCCGGGTCTCGGCCAGTTCCTGGACGACCTCGACCGTCGCGTCATGGAGTTCGGTGGCCGCCTCTACCTGGCCAAGGAGTCGCGCACTTCCGCCGCTAACTTCCACCAGATGTACCCCGAGATGCAGAGCTGGCTGGACACCCGCAATGAGATCGACCCGCACGGTGTCTTCGCCTCTGACATGTCTCGTCGCCTGGAACTGCACTAA
- a CDS encoding decaprenylphospho-beta-D-erythro-pentofuranosid-2-ulose 2-reductase, with protein sequence MINAVGAAQSILLLGGTSEIGLAITAEFLKKGPAKVILASLPNDPLREASAEKMKAAGASEVVTLDFDATDFDSHPEVVEKAFADGDVDICIVAFGMLGDAEELWQNQRKAVLAANINYTGAVSMGVLVGQKFKAQGHGQFIAMSSVAGERVRRSNFVYGSTKAGLDGFYLNLGEALEEYGVKTLVIRPGQVRTRMSADVDEAPLTVNKEDVAKLAVKSVEAGKTLVWAPPAFQLVMMVLKHIPRPIFKKLPI encoded by the coding sequence ATGATTAATGCTGTAGGCGCTGCCCAGTCCATCCTGCTGCTCGGCGGCACCAGTGAAATCGGTCTGGCGATCACCGCCGAGTTCCTGAAGAAGGGCCCGGCCAAGGTCATCCTGGCTTCCCTGCCCAACGATCCGCTGCGTGAGGCCTCCGCTGAGAAGATGAAGGCCGCCGGCGCTTCCGAGGTGGTCACCCTCGACTTCGACGCAACGGACTTCGACTCCCACCCGGAGGTCGTCGAGAAGGCATTTGCCGACGGCGACGTGGATATCTGCATCGTCGCGTTCGGCATGCTTGGCGACGCCGAGGAGCTCTGGCAGAACCAGCGCAAGGCCGTCCTGGCTGCGAACATCAACTACACCGGCGCGGTGTCGATGGGTGTTCTGGTTGGTCAGAAGTTCAAGGCGCAGGGCCACGGCCAGTTCATTGCCATGTCCTCCGTCGCTGGTGAGCGCGTGCGTCGCTCCAACTTTGTCTACGGTTCCACCAAGGCCGGCCTGGATGGTTTCTACCTGAACCTGGGTGAGGCCCTGGAGGAGTACGGCGTCAAGACCCTGGTTATCCGCCCGGGTCAGGTCCGTACCCGTATGTCCGCTGATGTGGACGAGGCGCCACTGACTGTGAATAAGGAAGATGTCGCCAAGCTCGCGGTGAAGTCCGTCGAGGCCGGCAAGACCCTGGTCTGGGCTCCGCCAGCATTCCAGCTGGTGATGATGGTGCTGAAGCACATTCCGCGCCCGATCTTCAAGAAGCTGCCGATTTAA
- a CDS encoding galactan 5-O-arabinofuranosyltransferase, with product MVDKQAETSSADTTGADNTSANTTGERSYSELVDEDRYEIFNDDQLSLKAALLYLVAALVGGSVIALASWFVFHRLSLPAFGGSQLTRAVATALIVITLTLTTVLLYFFATKGKDNRPRWLTWLTYLMAYMSPAILVVSAVGLPLSSTKLWLDGLSVDQEFRTEYLTRMAAEPGLHDMSYIDIPSFYPAGWFFLGGRLANILGIAGWEVFQLWALMTLAAAGCVLIPVWQRLSGSLPVATGIALTTTAVALATVADEPYAAVVAMGLPAMTVMAWRGLTGAWSAMFGVLVFLGISATFYTLYTAVGALIVVVLAVVAWTSSSSWMPVVRLIIMGVGSMLIAATAWGPYMLAVATGAPRSGATATHYLPPEGAQLPLPMLAASVIGVLCFIGVVRMLVSATEPDARALGLGTLVLYGWVVASMVATLLGRTLLGFRLTAPITFMLIAAGVVALADARLNGIEKYWPQAAPAHIAKRVSAVMAAVLLLAGIGYAQSIPNKLHGAIDLAHTDTDGNGERADRFPPNAGAWYSAVDQTLKEAGLDPAQTVVLTDEKNFQALYPWYGFQALTSHYANPLGEFDRRNQALEEWSEIRDPDELVQAMDETPWRGPDAIVLRGEVETPDGEDAAPLTLDIADDIYPNNPNVVFRSLNFARSAFEKHWELNQVGPFVVAVRK from the coding sequence ATGGTAGACAAGCAGGCCGAAACCTCGAGCGCTGACACCACGGGTGCCGACAACACTAGCGCCAACACAACGGGCGAACGATCCTATAGTGAGCTGGTTGACGAAGATCGCTACGAGATCTTCAATGATGACCAGCTCTCCCTCAAGGCTGCCCTCCTCTACCTGGTCGCAGCGCTTGTGGGCGGTTCGGTTATCGCTCTAGCGTCCTGGTTTGTGTTCCACCGCCTGTCACTGCCGGCCTTTGGCGGCTCGCAGCTGACCAGAGCGGTCGCAACAGCGCTGATTGTCATCACGCTGACGCTCACCACCGTCCTGCTGTATTTCTTCGCCACCAAGGGCAAAGACAATCGCCCCAGGTGGCTAACGTGGTTGACGTACCTGATGGCTTACATGTCACCGGCCATTCTGGTGGTCTCTGCCGTCGGCCTGCCGCTGAGCTCGACCAAGCTGTGGCTGGACGGCCTTTCTGTCGACCAGGAGTTCCGCACTGAATACCTCACCAGGATGGCCGCGGAGCCTGGCCTGCATGACATGTCGTACATCGACATCCCGTCTTTCTACCCCGCTGGTTGGTTCTTCCTGGGCGGACGCCTGGCCAATATCCTGGGCATTGCCGGCTGGGAGGTCTTCCAGCTCTGGGCGTTGATGACACTCGCCGCTGCTGGCTGTGTTTTGATTCCGGTGTGGCAACGCCTGAGTGGCTCCCTGCCAGTAGCCACTGGCATTGCGCTGACAACCACGGCCGTCGCCCTGGCCACTGTCGCCGATGAGCCCTACGCCGCAGTCGTTGCTATGGGTCTTCCGGCGATGACCGTGATGGCCTGGCGCGGTCTCACCGGCGCTTGGTCCGCTATGTTTGGCGTGCTCGTCTTCCTGGGTATTTCTGCGACTTTCTACACTCTTTACACTGCCGTAGGCGCGCTTATTGTGGTCGTGTTGGCCGTGGTCGCGTGGACGTCGTCAAGCTCGTGGATGCCTGTAGTGCGCCTGATCATTATGGGCGTGGGATCGATGCTGATTGCGGCGACGGCGTGGGGTCCGTACATGCTGGCGGTTGCAACGGGGGCACCGCGCTCGGGCGCGACAGCGACGCATTACCTGCCGCCGGAGGGCGCGCAGCTGCCTTTGCCGATGCTCGCCGCCAGCGTGATCGGTGTGCTGTGTTTCATCGGTGTCGTGCGCATGCTGGTCAGCGCTACAGAGCCGGATGCGCGCGCGCTCGGCCTGGGCACGCTGGTGCTCTACGGCTGGGTAGTGGCCTCGATGGTGGCGACACTGCTCGGACGCACGCTGCTGGGGTTTCGCCTCACCGCACCGATTACGTTCATGTTGATTGCGGCTGGTGTGGTTGCGCTTGCCGACGCCCGTCTCAACGGCATCGAGAAGTACTGGCCGCAGGCGGCACCAGCTCACATTGCCAAGCGTGTTTCCGCGGTAATGGCGGCAGTCTTGCTGCTGGCGGGCATTGGCTACGCGCAGTCGATTCCGAATAAGTTGCATGGCGCCATCGACTTGGCGCATACCGACACCGACGGTAACGGCGAGCGCGCGGACCGCTTCCCACCGAATGCCGGGGCGTGGTACTCAGCGGTGGACCAAACGCTGAAGGAGGCTGGGCTCGATCCGGCCCAGACAGTGGTGCTGACGGATGAGAAGAATTTCCAGGCACTCTATCCCTGGTACGGATTCCAGGCACTGACCAGTCACTACGCTAACCCTCTGGGTGAGTTTGACCGCCGTAATCAGGCATTGGAGGAATGGTCGGAGATTCGCGACCCCGATGAGCTCGTGCAGGCAATGGACGAAACGCCGTGGCGCGGACCAGATGCCATTGTGCTGCGAGGCGAGGTTGAGACGCCTGATGGCGAGGATGCCGCTCCGCTGACGTTGGA